In a genomic window of Variovorax paradoxus:
- a CDS encoding dynamin family protein has product MIRSFNQQLDQHGAWRSNFAHRLQWLSRWLTENELLDQAVAERLRGLESQIRTSKVMVAFVAEFSRGKSELINAIFFAGYGRRIMPASAGRTTMCPTELGYDATLAPKLRLLPIETRLEPHSLAYWRDQPARWTEIAIDVGDAERLAQAMAKVAEVRWVSQDEARALGFWNEETPDDNPVQDAEGRVEIPRWRHAVLNMPHPLLEQGLVILDTPGLNAIGAEPELTVSLIPQAHAVVFILGAETGVTRSDLSIWREHLVTENEGSDTRFVVLNKIDTLWDTLSTHAQIEQQIEQQRQVAAKHLDVPLAQVLPVSAQKGLQAKVHRDARLLEASRLPALEALLGQGVLGKRETMLRLAVDAGMAALRTEAERILKVRQRDLAEQALELQGLRGKNVSVIRHMRARIDQEQNEFEGSNARILALRSVQGKLLREVYAVLGRTALKADMVRLSAALKRPGVKFNVRKVYGETFDSLRNNLREVQATTAEIQSMLHATFRQLNAEQGFTLQAPAEPDLSGFEQELSQIERSHIHYLGVGNMLKLAQADFCDKLVRALASRLRLVNEAAMTEVERWSKGASAQIDAQLKERRRNFSKRIEAIERIQNAAGSLDERLLELATQESTLAGLQQRLSEFTALIAQQGKPSATAASGGELRAAA; this is encoded by the coding sequence TTGATCCGCTCCTTCAACCAACAACTCGATCAGCACGGTGCGTGGCGGAGCAACTTCGCCCATCGGCTGCAGTGGCTGTCCCGCTGGCTGACCGAGAACGAGCTGCTCGACCAGGCGGTGGCCGAGCGGCTGCGCGGGCTCGAATCGCAGATCCGCACCAGCAAGGTCATGGTCGCTTTCGTCGCCGAGTTCTCGCGCGGCAAGTCGGAATTGATCAACGCGATCTTCTTCGCCGGCTACGGGCGGCGCATCATGCCGGCGAGCGCGGGCCGCACCACCATGTGCCCGACCGAGCTCGGCTACGACGCCACGCTGGCGCCCAAGCTGCGCCTGCTGCCGATCGAGACCCGCCTGGAGCCGCACTCGCTCGCCTACTGGCGCGACCAGCCCGCGCGCTGGACCGAGATCGCGATCGACGTCGGCGATGCCGAGCGCCTGGCCCAGGCCATGGCCAAGGTGGCCGAGGTGCGCTGGGTCTCGCAGGACGAGGCGCGCGCGCTGGGCTTCTGGAACGAGGAGACGCCCGACGACAACCCGGTGCAGGACGCCGAGGGCCGGGTCGAGATCCCGCGCTGGCGCCATGCCGTGCTGAACATGCCGCATCCGCTGCTCGAGCAGGGGCTGGTGATCCTCGACACCCCGGGCCTCAACGCGATCGGCGCCGAACCCGAGCTGACGGTGAGCCTGATCCCGCAGGCGCACGCGGTGGTCTTCATCCTCGGCGCCGAAACCGGCGTCACCCGCTCCGACCTCTCGATCTGGCGCGAGCACCTGGTGACCGAGAACGAGGGCAGCGACACGCGCTTCGTGGTGCTCAACAAGATCGACACCCTGTGGGACACGCTGAGCACCCACGCGCAGATCGAGCAGCAGATCGAGCAGCAGCGCCAGGTCGCCGCCAAGCACCTCGACGTGCCGCTCGCGCAGGTGCTGCCGGTGTCGGCGCAGAAGGGCCTGCAGGCCAAGGTGCACCGCGATGCGCGGCTGCTCGAGGCCAGCCGCCTGCCCGCGCTCGAGGCCCTGCTGGGCCAGGGCGTGCTCGGCAAGCGCGAGACCATGCTGCGGCTGGCCGTCGATGCCGGCATGGCCGCGCTGCGGACCGAGGCCGAGCGCATCCTCAAGGTGCGCCAGCGCGACCTGGCCGAGCAGGCGCTCGAGCTGCAGGGGCTGCGCGGCAAGAACGTGTCGGTGATCCGGCACATGCGCGCGCGCATCGATCAGGAACAGAACGAGTTCGAAGGCAGCAACGCGCGCATCCTGGCGCTGCGCTCGGTGCAGGGCAAGCTGCTGCGCGAGGTCTACGCGGTGCTGGGCCGCACGGCGCTCAAGGCCGATATGGTGCGGCTGTCGGCCGCGCTCAAGCGCCCCGGCGTCAAGTTCAACGTGCGCAAGGTGTACGGCGAGACCTTCGACTCGCTGCGCAACAACCTGCGCGAGGTGCAGGCGACCACGGCCGAGATCCAGTCGATGCTGCACGCCACCTTCCGCCAGCTCAATGCCGAGCAGGGCTTCACTCTGCAGGCGCCGGCCGAGCCCGACCTCAGCGGCTTCGAGCAGGAGCTCAGCCAGATCGAGCGCAGCCACATCCACTACCTTGGCGTGGGCAACATGCTCAAGCTCGCGCAGGCCGACTTCTGCGACAAGCTGGTGCGCGCGCTCGCGAGCCGGCTGCGGCTGGTGAACGAGGCCGCCATGACCGAGGTCGAGCGCTGGAGCAAGGGCGCCAGCGCGCAGATCGATGCGCAGCTCAAGGAGCGCCGCCGCAACTTCAGCAAGCGCATCGAGGCGATCGAGCGCATCCAGAACGCGGCCGGCAGCCTCGACGAGCGGCTGCTCGAGCTGGCCACGCAGGAGAGCACGCTGGCCGGGCTGCAGCAGCGCCTGAGCGAGTTCACCGCGCTGATCGCGCAGCAGGGCAAGCCGTCCGCCACGGCGGCCTCGGGCGGCGAGCTGCGTGCCGCGGCCTGA